A genomic stretch from Malus domestica chromosome 15, GDT2T_hap1 includes:
- the LOC103442244 gene encoding L-type lectin-domain containing receptor kinase IX.1-like yields MVELNTISQLFRVGRCTYSQPLHLWESASGSVADFTTHFTFMIDTHNNSRWSDGFAFFLAPVGFQIPPNSAGGNLGLFNSSTNLLASKNQIVTVEFDSFPNEWDPTGPHVGINVNKISSIVSTSWDFSSNGRKVANAWITYNATTNNLSVFWTYKENPNPAFIDSTFSLSHSIDLREVLPEWVTIGFSAATGRAPEQHVICSWEFNSHLDSDKISKKTKDTRMKKLLIAATAGITLLVLMLGVGLCRLVVTKRMRRIDGLESCSKDVITSINKDLEKRAFPRRFAYKELVAATNGFASDGRLGQGGSGHVYKGMLQDLGCAIAVKRIFAKSDYYEKIFINEVKIISRLIHRNLVQFIGWCHEEGECLLVYAYMPNGSLDTHLFGSKTTLQWDSRYKIALGLASALHYLHEDAEQCVLHRDIKSANVLLNKDFGTKLGDFGIAKLVDPCSQTQTTGAVGTFGYIAPEYANGGKASRESDMFSFGVVALEIACGRMTYQDGELHVPLVSWVWQLYLAGNVLFAADERLDKKFDTNEMECLLVIGLWCTHPNSKSRPKAGQVMKVLQLEAPLPELPHDMHEYDHHLPHDHLTPPALVWDNSTARWDPVPLWLNEQEMQDGWWHCLFLSSFKPSTMIPRRSSQKSDPWIDPPGPHVGIANSTLSSVVHTSWDPVANNGKVAHVRITYNATTTNLVRYGN; encoded by the exons ATGGTAGAACTCAACACAATCTCTCAATTGTTCCGCGTAGGGCGGTGTACTTATTCACAACCTTTGCACTTATGGGAGTCTGCTAGCGGGTCGGTAGCAGACTTCACTACTCATTTCACTTTCATGATTGACACTCACAACAACAGCAGGTGGAGTGACGGATTTGCCTTTTTCCTTGCTCCTGTTGGCTTTCAAATTCCACCTAATTCTGCTGGTGGCAATCTAGGATTGTTCAACAGCAGCACAAATTTGTTGGCATCGAAAAACCAAATTGTAACGGTTGAGTTTGATTCCTTCCCGAACGAGTGGGATCCGACCGGGCCTCATGTCGGGATCAATGTGAATAAGATCTCCTCAATTGTGAGTACCAGTTGGGATTTTAGCAGCAACGGAAGGAAGGTGGCTAATGCATGGATAACTTACAATGCTACCACAAACAACCTCAGCGTGTTTTGGACATACAAGGAGAACCCTAATCCTGCTTTTATCGACAGTACTTTTTCTCTTTCACACTCTATTGACTTAAGAGAGGTTCTCCCTGAATGGGTTACAATTGGTTTTTCAGCTGCTACAGGACGAGCCCCCGAGCAACATGTCATATGTTCATGGGAATTCAATTCGCATCTGGATTCTGATAAGATCAGTAAGAAAACCAAGGATACGAGGATGAAGAAATTGTTAATAGCAGCAACTGCTGGTATTACTTTGTTAGTTTTGATGCTTGGTGTGGGTTTGTGTAGGTTGGTTGTAACAAAGCGAATGCGCAGGATTGACGGGCTTGAGAGTTGCTCCAAGGATGTGATCACCTCCATAAATAAGGATCTCGAGAAACGTGCTTTCCCTAGGCGATTTGCTTATAAGGAATTGGTTGCAGCCACAAATGGCTTTGCCAGCGATGGAAGGCTAGGCCAAGGGGGGTCAGGACATGTTTACAAAGGAATGTTGCAAGATCTAGGCTGCGCTATTGCTGTCAAGAGAATCTTCGCAAAATCTGATTACTATGAGAAGATATTCATCAACGAAGTCAAGATTATAAGCCGGTTAATACACAGGAACCTGGTGCAGTTCATTGGATGGTGTCACGAAGAAGGCGAATGCTTACTTGTTTATGCATACATGCCTAACGGCAGCCTCGACACGCATCTGTTTGGATCTAAAACAACCCTGCAGTGGGATTCTCGGTATAAGATAGCTTTAGGCTTGGCCTCGGCGCTTCATTATCTACACGAAGATGCAGAGCAATGCGTTCTTCATAGGGATATCAAATCGGCCAATGTATTGTTGAACAAAGACTTCGGAACTAAGCTTGGGGATTTTGGGATTGCTAAGCTTGTTGATCCATGTTCCCAGACTCAGACAACAGGAGCTGTAGGGACTTTTGGCTACATTGCCCCGGAATATGCAAATGGAGGGAAGGCCAGTAGGGAATCTGACATGTTTAGTTTCGGAGTTGTGGCGTTGGAAATTGCTTGTGGAAGGATGACTTACCAGGACGGGGAACTTCACGTGCCACTTGTTAGTTGGGTTTGGCAACTGTACCTTGCAGGAAATGTTCTCTTTGCAGCCGATGAGAGATTGGATAAAAAATTTGATACAAATGAAATGGAATGCTTGTTGGTCATCGGATTATGGTGCACTCATCCCAACAGCAAGAGTAGGCCAAAAGCCGGACAAGTGATGAAGGTTCTTCAGCTCGAAGCGCCATTGCCTGAACTTCCACATGACATGCACGAATATGATCATCATCTGCCTCATGATCAT CTAACTCCGCCGGCGCTCGTTTGGGATAATTCAACAGCACGTTGGGACCCTGTCCCGCTATGGTTGAATGAACAAGAAATGCAGGATGGTTGGTGGCATTGCCTCTTTCTATCCAGCTTCAAGCCTTCAACGATGATTCCAAGGCGATCGAGTCAAAA GTCTGATCCGTGGATAGATCCGCCAGGGCCACACGTTGGGATCGCTAACAGCACCCTCTCCTCAGTTGTACATACAAGTTGGGATCCTGTTGCCAACAACGGGAAGGTGGCTCATGTTCGTATAACTTACAATGCTACCACCACGAACCTAGTAAGATATGGGAATtaa
- the LOC103442209 gene encoding putative disease resistance protein RGA3, giving the protein MADGIIAMLLDRLSSTIYEYVDGEVKHVLNAKKHIEEYAGNLRAIQVVLEDAEQRQVTEASVRIWLDQLKDISFQMVDVLDEWNTDMLRQQVEKQEREGEDAVVPNNKKKKVTLSLSPSCFCFGRVRRVILRSDIALKIKDLNVKLSAIDEQGKRYEFQHIERGIQQLPERRKTSSFVVMSEVFGREKEKDILIAKLLSGDRRGLLIIPILGMGGMGKTTLAQLVYNDVKVKTFFDKRVWVCVSDPFDEVKIAKSISDDDTPSSNELDHVLQCMSRSIEGKRFLLVLDDVWSDDNKKWERLRAPLIQSGAHGSRILVTTRKHEVVDMMRAASDMVNLGELSEEYCLSIFNHMAFSDTEVDESKVFEDISKEIVGKCKGLPLAAKTLGALMYNKKTRREWLDVLNSKIWEREEVEQEVFQHLFLSYFDLAPAVKCCLLYCASFPKDYEYERDELINLWIAQDYLNSKGIKDRQVGEACFDNLVARSFFQDLKKDNVSGKIIGCKMHDIVHDFVQSLTKNEYLIIEDVGNEIEVLGEKIRHLTVILAMDNIRLPPSNAYYNCKDLRTLTTKISYSTFGSSIATIDSNFILQLKCLRTLNLSDNFIREIPEKIGELIHLRHIDLSWNGGLKILPNSICELYNLYTLRLCCCYSLKKLPDNIGRLISLKHLYVDRCHTLEYLPKGIRRLKELKEIDECVVVCGDDEDVAALKLKDMRALNLQGSLSLKLKGNVKDEKELEKAQLWHMKQLFHLKIDSKDVQYKQTSSTVEILNVLRPYEYLKSLSISYHSGDTCPNWMMSLHNLRIIFLSGWRECKFLPPLGKLPSVEKLTLWDMKKVKKVGGEFLGVDKDETSLKSSSSSFFSKLKQLEISYMPALEEWEVGLEGWNKENSEISIMPCLSSLTISRCHLLKTLPEFLCKTPLDELIIERCRTLSTLCKQGSGEEWPKISHIPNIKISS; this is encoded by the exons ATGGCTGACGGGATCATTGCCATGCTACTAGATCGGCTGTCTTCAACAATTTATGAATATGTGGACGGAGAGGtgaaacatgttttgaatgCCAAAAAACATATTGAAGAATATGCTGGCAATCTCAGAGCTATTCAAGTAGTTCTCGAAGATGCGGAGCAAAGGCAGGTGACGGAGGCCAGCGTGAGGATCTGGTTGGATCAGCTCAAAGACATATCCTTCCAGATGGTGGACGTGCTGGACGAGTGGAACACCGACATGCTGAGACAACAGGTTGAGAAGCAAGAACGAGAAGGTGAAGATGCTGTTGTTCCtaacaacaagaagaagaaggtaactctctctctttcccctaGCTGCTTTTGTTTTGGCAGAGTCAGACGGGTAATTCTCCGTTCTGACATTGCGCTTAAGATAAAAGATCTGAATGTTAAGCTAAGCGCGATTGATGAGCAAGGAAAGAGGTATGAGTTTCAACACATAGAGAGAGGCATTCAACAATTACCTGAACGGCGGAAGACTTCGTCCTTCGTCGTCATGTCAGAGGTATTTGgtcgagaaaaagaaaaagacatttTGATAGCAAAGTTGTTGAGTGGTGATCGGAGGGGGCTCCTTATCATCCCTATTCTAGGGATGGGAGGAATGGGAAAGACAACTTTGGCCCAACTAGTTTATAATGACGTCAAAGTTAAAACCTTTTTTGATAAGAGAGTGTGGGTTTGTGTCTCAGACCCCTTTGATGAGGTTAAGATTGCCAAATCCATAAGTGATGATGACACCCCAAGTTCAAACGAGTTGGATCATGTCTTGCAGTGCATGTCAAGATCCATCGAGGGCAAAAGGTTTCTCCTTGTTCTAGATGATGTGTGGAGCGACGACAATAAAAAGTGGGAACGCTTAAGGGCACCACTAATCCAAAGTGGTGCCCATGGCAGTAGAATATTGGTGACCACGAGAAAGCATGAGGTTGTTGATATGATGAGAGCAGCAAGTGACATGGTTAATTTGGGAGAGCTGAGTGAAGAATATTGTTTGTCAATCTTCAATCACATGGCATTTTCTGATACAGAAGTAGATGAGTCTAAGGTGTTTGAAGATATTAGTAAggaaattgtaggaaaatgtAAAGGTTTGCCTCTTGCTGCAAAAACCTTAGGCGCTCTCATGTACAATAAGAAAACAAGGAGGGAATGGTTAGATGTTTTGAACAGTAAGATATGGGAGCGAGAAGAAGTGGAGCAAGAAGTTTTCCAACATCTATTTCTAAGTTATTTTGATTTGGCACCAGCAGTTAAATGTTGCCTTTTATATTGTGCTAGTTTTCCTAAAGATTACGAGTATGAGAGAGatgaattaattaatctttggaTAGCACAAGATTATCTTAATTCAAAAGGGATTAAAGATAGGCAAGTTGGGGAAGCATGTTTTGATAACTTAGTAGCACGATCtttttttcaagatttgaagaAAGATAATGTCAGTGGTAAAATTATAGGTTGCAAAATGCATGATATTGTTCATGACTTTGTGCAATCTCTCACCAAGAACGAATATTTGATCATCGAGGATGTTGGCAATGAAATAGAGGTTTTGGGTGAAAAGATTCGCCATTTGACCGTAATATTGGCAATGGACAATATCCGACTTCCACCTTCTAATGCATATTACAATTGCAAAGATCTGCGTACGCTCACAACAAAAATCTCATACTCGACGTTTGGTTCATCCATTGCTACGATAGACTCAAATTTCATTTTACAATTGAAATGTCTTAGGACATTAAATTTGAGTGACAATTTCATTCGTGAAATACCAGAGAAAATTGGTGAATTGATACATTTGAGGCATATTGATTTGTCATGGAATGGTGGTTTGAAAATATTGCCAAACAGTATCTGTGAGTTGTACAATTTGTATACCTTGCGCCTTTGTTGCTGCTATTCACTTAAAAAACTACCTGATAACATAGGAAGGTTGATTAGCTTAAAGCACCTTTATGTTGATCGATGTCATACGTTGGAGTACTTGCCAAAAGGGATTCGGAGATTAaaagaattgaaagaaataGATGAGTGTGTTGTGGTTTGTGGTGACGATGAGGACGTAGCAGCATTAAAACTGAAAGATATGAGAGCCTTGAACCTCCAGGGCAGTCTCAGCTTAAAATTGAAGGGGAATGTGAAAGATGAGAAGGAGCTTGAGAAAGCACAATTGTGGCACATGAAGCAACTCTTTCATCTCAAAATTGATTCTAAGGATGTCCAATACAAGCAGACAAGCAGTACTGTTGAAATACTGAATGTCTTACGACCGTACGAATATCTGAAATCTTTAAGCATTTCTTATCATTCAGGCGACACCTGCCCCAACTGGATGATGTCATTGCACAACTTAAGAATCATCTTTCTATCGGGATGGCGTGAATGCAAGTTTTTGCCTCCTCTTGGGAAATTGCCAAGCGTTGAAAAACTGACTCTATGGGACATGAAGAAGGTGAAAAAGGTTGGCGGTGAATTTTTGGGAGTAGACAAAGATGAAACATCATTGAAatcatcatcatcctcattTTTCTCAAAGTTGAAACAACTCGAAATTAGTTACATGCCAGCGTTGGAAGAGTGGGAAGTAGGCTTGGAAGGGTGGAACAAAGAGAATTCTGAAAtttcaatcatgccatgcctttCCTCCTTAACAATTAGTCGATGTCATCTTCTAAAAACACTGCCAGAATTCCTCTGCAAAACACCGCTTGATGAGCTTATCATTGAGAGATGTCGCACACTTTCTACACTCTGTAAACAAGGCAGTGGAGAGGAGTGGCCCAAGATTTCTCACATCCCAAACATTAAAATCTCATCCTG a
- the LOC103442253 gene encoding uncharacterized protein yields MVCQTAAANSDRSRTYWTPTMERYFIDLMLEQLHRGARVGHTFNKQAWTEMLSVFNAQFGSHYDKDVLKSRYTTLWKQFNDVKNILGQNGFSWDESRQMVVADDYIWDAYIKVHPDARPYRTKPVLNFNELCLIYGYTTADGRYSRSSHDVDLDDEGQGVTTGDGMGSLAPSSSERPRTEWSLEMDQYFIDIMLEQVSIGNKPDNAFNKQAWTVMLAKFNEEFGPQHSLRVLRHRYKKLLKYYSDATILLRQKDFSWDETQHMIVADDEVWDAYTKVRPHARTYKTKALPNLFSMSLLFTTECDLGTDNHLHLQKNLDDTSHVKAGEGKGSQTPNVSERSRTYWTPIMDRYLLELLQDQVHRGNKLGQTFITQAWNDMVVSFNVRFKSHHDKDVLKNRFKHWRKQYNDIKILLKHGGFSWDESREMVTAEDSVWDGYIKNHPDARSYRVKTIPGYNKLRVIFEEETYDGRYSRLAFNSDPSGELADLMTGAEKNDTPYIPVLPLPIDWTPTMDRYFIDLMIDQLHSGNKINHTFNEQAWAQMLESFNMKFGIQCDKHALEDRYACLVKQHDCISSILTHAGFMWDETQQMITAEDDIWEAYIKEHPDAISYRNAFLGGYSDLSKICVNRELDGKFSGQGVGMQAGPIVFEIEMNGASGDLQLLAEDVEISDQQRKRPTLTPPNPGRSKKAQKTGKDTQKAPTEMVGGVTKLADNKEKNNCTSIEKAIDALQALPGMDDELMLDACDLLEDERKAKTFLALDGALRKKWLLRKLRPRS; encoded by the exons ATGGTTTGCCAAACTGCGGCAGCGAATAGTGATCGGTCAAGGACGTATTGGACTCCAACGATGGAACGATACTTTATTGATCTTATGTTGGAGCAATTGCATAGAGGAGCTCGTGTTGGCCATACTTTCAACAAGCAGGCCTGGACCGAAATGCTCAGCGTGTTTAATGCACAATTTGGCTCTCATTATGACAAAGATGTCTTGAAAAGCCGGTATACGACTTTGTGGAAGCAGTTCaatgatgtgaaaaatattcTTGGTCAGAATGGGTTTTCTTGGGACGAAAGTCGTCAGATGGTGGTAGCTGATGATTACATATGGGATGCTTACATCAAG GTTCACCCGGATGCACGGCCTTACAGAACTAAACCAGTGTTGAATTTCAATGAATTATGCCTCATTTATGGCTATACAACTGCTGATGGAAGATACAGTCGATCAAGCCATGACGTAGATTTGGATGATGAAGGTCAAGGAGTAACCACAG GTGACGGAATGGGCAGCCTTGCTCCTTCAAGTAGCGAGCGCCCAAGGACAGAATGGTCACTAGAAATGGACCAGTATTTCATTGACATTATGCTGGAACAAGTATCAATTGGCAATAAGCCTGATAATGCATTCAACAAACAAGCCTGGACGGTAATGCTTGCCAAATTTAATGAAGAATTTGGACCTCAACATAGCTTACGGGTTTTAAGGCATCGATACAAGAAACTGTTGAAGTATTATAGTGATGCAACAATTTTGCTAAGACAAAAGGACTTTTCCTGGGATGAAACGCAACATATGATTGTAGCTGATGATGAGGTTTGGGATGCATATACAAAG GTACGCCCTCATGCACGGACATATAAAACAAAAGCCTTGCCAAATTTATTTAGCATGTCCCTGTTATTTACAACTGAATGTGATCTTGGCACCGACAATCATTTGCATCTACAGAAAAACCTTGATGATACTTCACACGTCAAAGCTG GGGAAGGAAAGGGGAGCCAGACTCCAAATGTCAGTGAGCGTTCAAGGACATATTGGACACCAATAATGGATCGTTACCTCCTTGAGTTGTTACAAGACCAGGTGCACAGAGGAAATAAACTAGGACAAACTTTCATAACTCAGGCTTGGAATGACATGGTTGTATCTTTCAATGTGCGATTCAAATCTCACCATGATAAAGATGTTTTGAAGAATCGTTTCAAACATTGGCGAAAGCAGTACAATGACATCAAGATTCTTCTTAAGCACGGTGGATTTTCATGGGATGAATCACGAGAAATGGTAACAGCTGAGGATAGTGTTTGGGATGGTTATATTAAG AACCATCCTGATGCTCGATCATATAGAGTTAAAACTATACCAGGCTACAACAAATTGCGTGTTATTTTTGAAGAAGAAACATATGATGGAAGATACAGTCGTTTGGCGTTCAATTCAGATCCATCTGGTGAATTAGCAGATTTGATGACTG GTGCGGAGAAGAATGACACGCCCTACATTCCCGTTCTTCCTTTGCCAATAGATTGGACACCAACAATGGACCGTTATTTTATTGATCTTATGATAGATCAGCTGCATAGTGGGAATAAGATTAATCACACATTCAATGAGCAAGCATGGGCTCAAATGCTTGAATCATTTAATATGAAATTTGGAATTCAGTGTGATAAACACGCTCTAGAAGATCGATATGCATGCTTGGTGAAGCAGCATGACTGCATCAGCAGTATTCTCACTCATGCTGGATTTATGTGGGATGAAACTCAGCAAATGATAACCGCTGAAGATGACATTTGGGAAGCTTACATTAAG GAACACCCAGATGCTATCTCCTATAGAAATGCATTCTTAGGTGGTTATAGCGATTTGAGCAAGATTTGTGTAAATAGAGAATTAGACGGAAAATTCAGTGGGCAGGGTGTAGGTATGCAAGCTGGCCCTATTGTGTTTGAAATAGAGATGAATGGAGCATCTGGAGATCTGCAATTGTTAGCCGAGGACGTTGAAATATCTGATCAACAGAGAAAGCGACCAACTTTGACGCCACCAAACCCAGGACGCTCCAAGAAGGCACAGAAAACAGGCAAGGATACGCAAAAGGCTCCAACTGAGATGGTAGGTGGGGTTACAAAACTCGCAGACAATAAGGAGAAAAATAACTGCACATCAATAGAAAAAGCAATCGATGCACTTCAAGCTTTACCAGGTATGGATGATGAGCTTATGTTGGATGCTTGTGATCTATTAGAAGATGAGAGAAAGGCAAAGACATTCCTGGCCTTGGATGGGGCGCTGCGCAAGAAGTGGTTACTGAGGAAGCTCCGTCCGCGGTCATAA